The uncultured Paludibaculum sp. sequence ACTAAGGGGACCAGTGGGATAGCCATTCGGGGTGGCGCGTTTACGTCCGGCGCGACGCGCGCCCGCTCTTTGCCAATCGCGGTTCGCAACGTGGCGCAGATCTCTCGCTGACGGGCAGCGTTCGTGGCGAGGACTGCTGTGAAGGCGCGCAGGTGGCCCCTCACTTACTCGGAATCAAGTTCCCGCGTGGAATTCGATTGCGCCAAAACTGACTACGCTTTCCTGGTCGATGTTCCATTGTTCGTAGTGCCGCAGGCGGCCACGGGCCTGCGGGACCACATTCAGGAACGTGTAGAAGGGGGCACTGCCGCACCACTTGAGGTCGTCGTGTTCCGGTTGGACGCGATCCCAGAAGCCGCGGGCGTCGCCCAGCGTCAGTTGCTCGATGCGCTCCTTGTCACGGGCCGCGACAGCCAGCATTTCGCCGGTGTGGGCTTCGGCCGAGAGTTCGTCGCCGTAGCGGCGGCCGATGTGGGCCATGTCGACGCCCAGCACCCAGCGGAGGCGATCCCCTTCCCGGCTTTGCATTTCTCCCAAGGCGTCGAAGAACTCGCGCACGCCGTCGTCGTCCTCGGGCTTACCACCGAGGTACAGGCTGTGAGCGAAGGGGCCGCAGAGGATGGGCAGAATCTTCACATCCGGACCGTAGATCGACTGCAAGAAGACGATCTGGAACTCAATGGAATGCTCGATCGCATGGCAGTAGTCTTCCATGCGAACGGCCAACGTGGCCTTGGCAGCGAGGCGGTCGACGAGGTCGAGTTGCGTTTGAGCTGTTCCGAACGGAGTGACGAACTGCTTGCGGGTGAGGCCGAAGGTTTCGGGTTGGCCGTAGTGGGAGGTACCGAGGACGACGAAGGTCTTCTCGGCGAGGTCCGGAGTGAGGGCTTTATAGGCCGAGCGGTAGGAGTCCCAGCCGCCATCAGGGCTGACGTGAGGTGCGGCGATGCCCAGCAAGCCGTTGGAGTGGGCAGCGACGGAAGCGGCTGCGCCCAGCATGTTCTCGGACATCCAGGCGGCG is a genomic window containing:
- the amrB gene encoding AmmeMemoRadiSam system protein B — encoded protein: MKSHYDGVVSKPLPRLRMDLDFMPSPVEDRPGLLIRDPFHYSDVTLIVPPPLVPVLSMFDGEQTDDEMCRVLLDMTGDVRVGELQRHLLDSLDQAGFLEGDRFDEIRAATEQAFAEAPVREPAHANGGYPGDRDELAAWMSENMLGAAASVAAHSNGLLGIAAPHVSPDGGWDSYRSAYKALTPDLAEKTFVVLGTSHYGQPETFGLTRKQFVTPFGTAQTQLDLVDRLAAKATLAVRMEDYCHAIEHSIEFQIVFLQSIYGPDVKILPILCGPFAHSLYLGGKPEDDDGVREFFDALGEMQSREGDRLRWVLGVDMAHIGRRYGDELSAEAHTGEMLAVAARDKERIEQLTLGDARGFWDRVQPEHDDLKWCGSAPFYTFLNVVPQARGRLRHYEQWNIDQESVVSFGAIEFHAGT